One genomic segment of Hevea brasiliensis isolate MT/VB/25A 57/8 chromosome 3, ASM3005281v1, whole genome shotgun sequence includes these proteins:
- the LOC131178796 gene encoding protein FAR1-RELATED SEQUENCE 3-like has protein sequence MWYCHVIQPTEEGRREADNEPGIERHKIMEKSIINNWFHREFVYDVEYRENGQYFSCNCKKFESKGILCCHIMRLMSLKDIKFINERYLLRRWRKDVNRVHSKKFFHGGYPHMTEEFEKYREMERLFQEASDLAYDDNKIKFVKQRLVELKRIY, from the coding sequence ATGTGGTATTGCCATGTCATTCAGCCAACTGAAGAGGGAAGGCGTGAAGCAGATAATGAGCCAGGAATTGAGAGACATAAAATTATGGAGAAATCCATAATCAACAACTGGTTTCATAGGGAGTTTGTTTATGATGTAGAGTACAGGGAAAATGGCCAATATTTCAGCTGCAATTGTAAGAAATTCGAATCAAAAGGAATATTGTGCTGCCATATCATGAGGTTGATGTCACTCAAAGACATAAAGTTCATCAACGAACGATATTTGCTTAGGCGATGGAGAAAAGATGTTAATCGTGTCCATAGTAAAAAGTTTTTTCACGGAGGGTACCCACATATGACAGAGGAGTTTGAGAAATACAGGGAGATGGAGAGGTTATTTCAAGAAGCATCCGATTTGGCTTACGATGACAATAAGATCAAATTTGTGAAACAACGGTTGGTTGAATTGAAGCGGATTTATTGA
- the LOC131178795 gene encoding protein FAR-RED IMPAIRED RESPONSE 1-like, with protein MAGLSQGRSYRRQLFDEIFDFSEDDSLFTEDVEEDESAGDQDMNEGGIRAVANTNAIEEGPLTGMLFPCISTMFNFYKEHARLKGFSVFKRSAVNVRGGSRKYQTISCDKGRKAIGAKSSKRINCPAKINAILRENGMWQISKVISSHNHELEPSMSRLMVAHRSLNMDMKRRLEANDIAGIRPAKSIRLLEVQAGGPENLSCLSKDCRNFIERKRRLRLGDGDAEAILHPRSRAAYEEFNDVVSFDTTYLVNRYKLPFATIVGVNHHGQSILLGCALISHEDVNTFKWLFMTWLEAMEDVHPNSILTDQCESMRKAIREVMPNTRHRFCLWHILCKVPEKFKGVTDYDSACLEFKAVIYDSLTIEMFARNWNEFVVKHGLERNEWLSKLYVDREYWVPIYLNHTFWAGMVSTQRSESMHAYFDGYVNSMSTLKQFVEQDEIAMCDKN; from the exons atggcGGGGTTAAGTCAGGGAAGGTCATATCGTAGGCAAttgtttgatgagatatttgattttagtgaagatgatagTTTGTTCACTGAAGATGTGGAGGAAGATGAATCAGCTGGTGATCAAGATATGAACGAAGGAGGCATTAGAGCAGTAGCAAACACTAATGCTATTGAAGAAGGTCCTCTAACAGGGATGTTATTTCCTTGTATCAGCACTATGTTCAACTTCTATAAAGAACATGCTAGATTGAAAGGTTTTAGTGTTTTCAAAAGATCAGCAGTTAATGTACGGGGTGGATCTCGCAAATATCAAACAATTAGTTGCGATAAAGGAAGGAAAGCAATTGGTGCGAAATCATCAAAAAGGATAAATTGTCCTGCAAAGATTAATGCAATCCTAAGAGAAAATGGAATGTGGCAGATTTCAAAAGTTATTTCAAGTCACAATCACGAATTGGAACCTTCTATGTCTAGATTGATGGTTGCTCACAGGTCACTGAATATGGATATGAAGAGGAGATTGGAGGCAAACGATATAGCTGGCATAAGACCCGCAAAAAGCATTAGGTTGCTTGAAGTTCAAGCAGGTGGACCAGAAAATTTAAGCTGTTTGTCAAAGGATTGTCGAAACTTCATTGAGCGAAAGAGGAGGCTACGACTTGGTGATGGTGATGCTGAGGCTATAC TTCATCCTCGTAGTCGAGCTGCTTACGAGGAATTCAATGATGTTGTTAGTTTTGACACTACTTACCTTGTTAATCGATACAAGTTGCCATTTGCCACCATTGTTGGAGTAAATCATCATGGGCAATCTATTTTATTAGGATGCGCCTTGATCTCACATGAAGATGTAAACACTTTTAAGTGGTTGTTCATGACGTGGCTTGAAGCAATGGAAGATGTTCATCCTAATTCTATTCTTACAGATCAATGCGAGAGCATGAGGAAAGCCATTAGGGAGGTAATGCCTAATACTAGACACAGATTTTGCTTGTGGCATATATTATGCAAGGTACCTGAGAAGTTTAAGGGTGTTACTGATTATGATAGTGCATGCCTTGAGTTTAAAGCTGTAATATATGATAGCTTAACCATCGAGATGTTTGCGAGAAATTGGAATGAGTTTGTGGTGAAGCATGGGTTGGAAAGAAATGAATGGCTTTCCAAACTATATGTTGATAGGGAGTATTGGGTTCCAATTTATCTCAATCACACATTTTGGGCTGGAATGGTTTCGACTCAAAGGAGTGAGAGCATGCATGCCTATTTTGATGGGTATGTTAACTCAATGAGCACACTAAAGCAATTTGTGGAGCAAGATGAGATTGCTATGTGTGACAAGAATTAA